GCCAGAGTAGCAACTGAAGTTTCTCAAACCATTAAGTTAAGCTTCTCAATCTTGTACAAGTCTGTCTCCTATAGAGGTACGGGCTTTGTTAGATCCAGTTAAAATTCTCTACAAAGGAACAAAATCCATATGCAGAAATGGAACTTACTTGCAGTAGGAACATATCTCTTGGCATTATAACATCTTCTGGAGAATGGCAAACTCCTTCCAACTTGATGACCTCCAGCAACTACTGAGCATAAAAGAGGTTGTGATCAACATTAATGATGAGGAATCCATCCCATATTATCCAAAGAAGACAGAAAGGAACAGTTTTAAGCATGCCCACATTGATTTAAATAGGATCTAGAACACTTGCCTCTTCATGTTCAGCGGTGTGTGCCAGTGGAAGTATCACTTGACCCCCAAAATTACAGACTCGGGCCCCAGGTAGGCTGCAAGGACCAACTTTAACAGCTGCAGCTGCGTAGGCATCAATATCGCTGTCTACCCATTCTGATCGATGCTCACGCAGAAATCTGAGAAGTACTGCAGGAGTCACACTCTGAACAACAGAAACAGGAAGATGTCAAAAAGCAAGATAAGAAAATGGTCAAGCCAAGATAAAGTAcataaggaggaggaggaggaactGTGTCAAGAAATTGATTGGGAAAAGCAAGCAACATCACTGGTAATAGCAGATCGTGTCCTCCATTTAACCATTTCACGTTTTTCAAGCAATTAAATATCTACAATTTGGGCGGTCTATCTTGCACTATACCAGACGAACATATCAGCATAAGTCATTGTGAAACCAATTTTAATTTTCTAAGGGGTTAAAAGCACCAAAATGTACTTATCTACATTGCATTGGAGAACAACTAAATGAGTTTTAGTAAAGCCAAGCTAATCTAGATTCTAGATACACTATCAACTTACCAAAATggccttttcttttaatttggttgtTTAAGACTCTAAGTTATATCCATGCCATGAGAATTAGTCTTTCCGTAGCCCAAATACAGAGAttgagaaaagaagagaaagaccAAGTGATCCAATTTATTTGACTATTCTCATCAATATTGTTTATTGTCTTGGAAAAAAAGTCAATACTCTCAGAATTTAATCAGTGCATTTGACCAGTTAGAGAATAAAGTGAGTTTGAAAAACATGGCTAATCAGTTATTTATCCATTTGTAGAAACAAGAAAGCCTGTAATTCAATTGTATAGCTTCAGGATGAAAATTGGCTGAGCTGACCTGTAGAAGCATCGATGCTTTTGCACACAAAACTGCATTGCTTAGAGATGTAAATTCATCAGCAAAAGAAAGGTTTAAACCCATCAACTTGTCGGGAGAAGAGTTAACAAGGATGGTAACATCATCCATTCCATCATTATCCAGCATAGACCAGCCCTCACTGGAGAAACCATTCAGAGCCTCATTGAAACCTctgccaaaataattcaaataatagTAAGTAACTTGAACAAAACCTGAAAGAGAACTCATCAGAAGTTAGTATATTCAAACCTGCTCAACTTCTTGCTCAATGCCCGTAGAGCTGCTGGTCTTCTACCCCAGTTAGTGACATTAGGTTGTGAAGCTTCCAAAGTTATCTGCCTCAGTTGGCGTAGTGCCTAGAAGTACAAGGCAAGGAAGAAAACCGCATTGAGTGTCGGGAGTACAAAtagagtttgaattcttacatgACATGTTGCACCAGATTTGATTAAAGTTCTTACTGCCATTGACGTCTTCTGAGCAAGCACTGCCGATGACTCATATAGTGGACGCAACACCTCTGGCACACTCCATGCCTGACAATAATAATACCAAAACTGTAACATGGCATAAGCAGGTAATTGTAAAGGATACATGAATTAAGACATAATAGATGACACCTTTACCTCTAAGTCCATATGATCTACAATATGGACAATAGAGCCGCCACCCTCACAAGGTCGAATCAGGTATCCACTAGGCAGCATTTCTGCTCTCACAAAATTCTGAACTGGGGGCATACTTGGACCATTTTGAGTATTTCCCAGTGACCTTTCACAAACCTGTGCATTTTATTGAATGAGATATTGGTTCATGATGTATGTGGAATACATACATTTTCCAATTGTAGGTATAGACACATCCAACAAATTGTACATGTCTGACCAAGCAGAAGTTTTATTCGGCTTATAATGGAGACATACTCGAGCATTTTAAGGAAAACATAAGCATTTCTGCTGGCACATAGTGTGATACTCATAAACATCATGAAAGTGATTCTGCACATGCTATGGAAACTTGGCAAAATTAAATTCCTTGATTCAAGAAAATTACTGGAAAAAGAAATCTCATACCACGAGGCTGCCATCATCCATAACAGTAGAGTAGCGTAACAGCCAGAAATCACGAGGAGGCGCCAATGTTGTTGGTGCATAAAGCTAAACAGTACGGAGCATCCATAAGATCATGAAGATTGCATAAAGGAACTGAAGGAAATAGTAGCAGACATTACAGGTAATGGTCACCTACCTGCATGTAGAGAAGTTCAATGGTTCCACCATTGGCAGTTGGCAGCATATTTAGAACTTCAACAGCTCGGCAGTCCCGATACCATGAAGGGCGATCCTTAAGGATTTCAGCAACCTAGAGGGAGCTTAGCCAATCAATTTCGATTTATTATTCCAAAGAAGACCTGAGAATAGATAACCAACTTACCCTCGTGGGATCTAAACCAACCAGGCCACAAGCTCTTGCTGCCATGCCAGTGCAACCATGAGAAATAGCAATGATTCCAATGGAATCCGGACCAGGCTAGTCATATCAACATGAGCATGATTAGGAAGAGTTATTCTGGCTTGGACAAACTTACTACTGATACAGTAACAATTAAAGTTAGGGAAAAGGTTTCAAAATACTAATATGGTCCTCACAAACCAAGAAGTTGACAAGGGTGAATACCAATCGCATGAAAGGTTCAGTCATGGATTGTACATTTTAAACCATAAGATTTTGACACAGCAAAAGCTTTTATTGTGTTAAAGATTATGGTCGGAGGTACTATGACCTTGATATTGTTAGCCAAGGAATTGGCAATTGCTTGGTAGTTCATCGAAATTATAATTGAAGAGAAAGAAGCGTCCGATTTCTTGCATTTGATGCTAATACATTATGGTTTGCTGATTTCGGTTACATAATATTGACTGGAACAGATTAGCTGCATGAATTCTTCTTCAATCGCGTGATAGTGGGGAATAGACTCtttaaaagaattacaaaattaattaacCCATTATTTTATTTATGGATATACCTTCATTCCAGGCATTTGGACCCACTCAACAGCAGTTCCAGTAGCCTTTGATAGAAACTCTGTTAAAGTCTCTTCTGCAATGGACAAAAGCCTGGAAAAACACAAAAAGCAAGAAAATTGGCACAAGCCACCCACAAACATAAAAAAACAAGATAAGAAAAGGACCCAACAACCATAATCCCACTAACCCTGCAGGACTAGCATCTCTTGGCGGATGCTGAGGTGCCAAGTGGTGTTGACCACTTGTTACCACTGATTCACAACTGGTGTCTTTCGAAGCAATCTTTGTCTACAAATCAAGAACCACACTTTAATCCTCAACTACCTAAAATTGACTAAGTAAGGAGTAGCTGCTAATAATAATTCCTTAAAACAATAGCTGTTTGTTTGAATGGAAAGATTTACAGTTTGAGTTTGCTTGCGGAAGTAGCCATTTTCATATACCAGTTGAGAAACTTGCTTCTGCAATCTATCATTTTCTTCCATTAATAGCTTGTTCATTGCTGACAGCTTCCTATTCACACCCTGAAGTCTAGATGACTCTTTCCTCTGTTTTTCCCTGCATCTATATAcctcaaaacaaaacaaaaaaaaggaaagaatcaatcaatTAACTACGTCTTAATTCCAGATCAGTTGGAGTCTGAAATATGAATCCTTTATCCCAACTAATACAACAACAACTAAGCCTCAGTCacaaacaagttggggtcggctATATTTATCCTTAATCCATTGGTCGATTAGGCAATACCTAATggacaaatacaacaacaacaaggacAACTATGCCTCGGTCTAAAACAAGTTGGGGTCGGATATATGAACCAATGAATAAAAATATAAACTTTTACTAATTAGGCAATACCTTCTGTTCTGAAACCAAACTTTGATTTGCCTAGGCTCAATGTGAGAGAGAATAGGACATTCACGAATAAGCTGCTGGCGACGCATTGAACTGGGTTTTGGACACTCATGATATAGCCTTTCAAGAGCTTCAACCTGCTCAGGTGTATACCGGACATACTTCCCATTATCATCAACTGACTTACCATCCTTGCAGGACATTGACATTATTActatttcttacactccaaagaCACCCCTTTATCCGATAGTTCCAAAATATGAGTAATCAACAAAACAAGATTCACAGCTTTCCCCCTTCTTCACAATAATACAAACACTTGCATCAAACCAAAACTTTTTCTTGGTAATACTAAAAGCAAGGGTCCCAAAAATATTGAGTAATCAACAAAACAAGATTCACAGCTTCCCTCCTTCTTCACAACAATTCAAACACTTGCATCAAAACCACACCTTTATCTCTTTTTCTTGGTAATACTAAAAGCTATGGTCCCAAAAATCAAGATTCTTGATGTGGAAAGAAATAAGCAGACAACCAATTACCAAAACGAAACGGCACTATCCTTAGCATCAAGCACTAGAAAACATATATCTTTCGAATTCAGAGCTCCCAAGAACTAAACATACATTTTTCACCAATACCAATATCAATTAAATACACCATTATTTCATAAAGATTTGTTCTTTTTTCACTCACTATAAAGATCTGCAAGCTTCATTTCCTCTTCCATCCACATGCCAAACAGTAAAGTACCAAACTTTAGACTTGGGTATTTACCAAAAAGATCCAAACTTTAAGCTTTTGAAAGCATAATGAGCAAAACCCAGAAACCAAATTTTCATGGCTATGAACTTCCCTCTTTCAGTTCTTTCCAAATTTCAGCATCTTTGAGTGAAGTAGGGAAGATTTTTAGGTATGATATTTATAAAAGGACAGATCTTGGATCAAGAAAATGAACTGATTTGGGGTATATGTTAGGAAAAAGTAACTGAAACTTGGGATAAGTACTGTATTTGGGAGGTAATGTGATGGTGGGGGGTGGgggagtatggttttgtttggATTGGGAAAGTGGTTTTGAGCTGTCACAGATCAGTGGTTCGTTaccttttcttttcctcttttgagGCCAATTGAATCAGCCTACTACTCTACTACATATACATACAGTACAGTGTGACTCTTTTGCTGACTGCCGAGCTGCACCAGATATGGAATATCTCTGATTGAGACGTCGCTACGACCAATATGCCCTTGAAATGATGGAGCATATTCAAATTATATACAACATGTATACGGTTTAACATAATGTATTAAATAAATATTCATCTATATGCTTAAAAtataagtttatatatatatcactgtTAAGAAAATTTGATGAGCGTAATAATACTTCGCATGCGATGTACAATAGTTTATTAGTTTTGGATCTTGTCTTTAAGTAGTATGTTATTTCCTTAGTTGGTCATACATAATACCGAATACACTTGGTTTATTTGCACTTTCTTGCAAAAAATATTATTGCTTCAACGAAATTTAAGACAAATGAAACTTTTGACACATGTTAAATTATCAACAATTAATGGTAGTAGTAGTTTCAGTTAGAAGTGGGTGTTCGATAATTCGGTACGATATTTATAAATTTCGGTTTGGTACTTCGGTATTCGATATATCAATTATGCAtatcaaataccgtaccaaagtagTTCAGTACGTTCGGTATTTTTTTGTTCGGTTCGGTACGATTTCGGCATCATCGTCCTTATTTAACGTGACAAGGAGTGACAATTTGGTTAAGGAGTGGCAATTTGCATACCAGATTCGGTAAATAAACACCTCAAATACATACGGAGCACACAAAGTTGAGAGTACGAAGAAAGTTGCAAAACTCGATGCTTTCTGTTGGTTACAAAATTGTTATCGGAGCTCGAAGTGCTTCTTGGCGTATTATGTCTTGCATTGAGCAGAAAGAAGAGTCAAAAGGAAACGAGAACAATGTGAGGTTGATTATTAAGAGATATAGGCAGAAGGTAGAAGAGGAGCTGTCCAAGAAGATTTTCCATGATATTCTAGAAATCATGGACAAACATTATCTCATTCCATCTTCTGGTACAGGAGAAGATATTGTCTTTTATTACAAAAAATGGAAGACTAATGTTTAACCATCCATTCTAACTGtctcggtatttcggtataccgaaatatcgaAACCTCAATACGAGTATCGTACCGAAATATCGAATAATCAAAAAATCGATACCAAATTATACCGAATAAACTGATACCGAAATACTGAATTAATTCGGTTCCgttcggaattcgatttttcgAATTTTATGCTTACCCCTAGCATCAGTgtccttttacttttttttttcctcataAGGAAGTTTTACTTAAAGTGGTTCCCAACAAATAATGTTATTAAGGGTTATGAAAGTAATAGGATTAAATAGTTTCtagatataaaattataataatttttaaaattttaaaaaagaaaaatgaaccaCATAAATCGGgaactgaaaaagaaaagagttttttttttcacCCGAGTTCAGTGTTCATATTGCGGTTATGGGGTTTGCACCTCTTAACTTGAGAACCATTAAAGGGAAAGCATATTcctattaattttatttttatacttgAATTCAAATTTTTGATTAAGAACGAAGATGAGACTAACGACGACCGTGGCACTCCCCTAACGCCGTACAGAAAAGATTAGTGATATATGTAACGACTAGTGGTATTACAGAATAACTGTCCAATGAACGGTAATTAGGCCAATGTAAGTAGGTTTGATGGTAGCATTAGGACGA
This DNA window, taken from Nicotiana tabacum cultivar K326 chromosome 15, ASM71507v2, whole genome shotgun sequence, encodes the following:
- the LOC107782674 gene encoding homeobox-leucine zipper protein ATHB-15 isoform X1; translated protein: MSMSCKDGKSVDDNGKYVRYTPEQVEALERLYHECPKPSSMRRQQLIRECPILSHIEPRQIKVWFQNRRCREKQRKESSRLQGVNRKLSAMNKLLMEENDRLQKQVSQLVYENGYFRKQTQTTKIASKDTSCESVVTSGQHHLAPQHPPRDASPAGLLSIAEETLTEFLSKATGTAVEWVQMPGMKPGPDSIGIIAISHGCTGMAARACGLVGLDPTRVAEILKDRPSWYRDCRAVEVLNMLPTANGGTIELLYMQLYAPTTLAPPRDFWLLRYSTVMDDGSLVVCERSLGNTQNGPSMPPVQNFVRAEMLPSGYLIRPCEGGGSIVHIVDHMDLEAWSVPEVLRPLYESSAVLAQKTSMAALRQLRQITLEASQPNVTNWGRRPAALRALSKKLSRGFNEALNGFSSEGWSMLDNDGMDDVTILVNSSPDKLMGLNLSFADEFTSLSNAVLCAKASMLLQSVTPAVLLRFLREHRSEWVDSDIDAYAAAAVKVGPCSLPGARVCNFGGQVILPLAHTAEHEELLEVIKLEGVCHSPEDVIMPRDMFLLQMCSGMDENAVGTCAELIFAPIDASFADDAPLLPSGFRIIPLDSAKEASSPNRTLDLTSALEIGPAESKVVNDKSTGVTSKSIMTIAFQFAFESHMQENVASMARKYVRSFISSVQRVALALSPSHFGSLGGLRLHLGTPEAHTLARWICQSYRHYLGVELPKLSGEGSESVLESLWQHSDAIICCSAKALPVFTFANQAGLDMLETTLVALQDISLEKIFDEHGRKNLCSEFPQIMQQGFACLRGGICLSSMGRPVSYEKAVAWKVVNEEDNAHCISFMFVNWSFI
- the LOC107782674 gene encoding homeobox-leucine zipper protein ATHB-15 isoform X2, with amino-acid sequence MSMSCKDGKSVDDNGKYVRYTPEQVEALERLYHECPKPSSMRRQQLIRECPILSHIEPRQIKVWFQNRRCREKQRKESSRLQGVNRKLSAMNKLLMEENDRLQKQVSQLTKIASKDTSCESVVTSGQHHLAPQHPPRDASPAGLLSIAEETLTEFLSKATGTAVEWVQMPGMKPGPDSIGIIAISHGCTGMAARACGLVGLDPTRVAEILKDRPSWYRDCRAVEVLNMLPTANGGTIELLYMQLYAPTTLAPPRDFWLLRYSTVMDDGSLVVCERSLGNTQNGPSMPPVQNFVRAEMLPSGYLIRPCEGGGSIVHIVDHMDLEAWSVPEVLRPLYESSAVLAQKTSMAALRQLRQITLEASQPNVTNWGRRPAALRALSKKLSRGFNEALNGFSSEGWSMLDNDGMDDVTILVNSSPDKLMGLNLSFADEFTSLSNAVLCAKASMLLQSVTPAVLLRFLREHRSEWVDSDIDAYAAAAVKVGPCSLPGARVCNFGGQVILPLAHTAEHEELLEVIKLEGVCHSPEDVIMPRDMFLLQMCSGMDENAVGTCAELIFAPIDASFADDAPLLPSGFRIIPLDSAKEASSPNRTLDLTSALEIGPAESKVVNDKSTGVTSKSIMTIAFQFAFESHMQENVASMARKYVRSFISSVQRVALALSPSHFGSLGGLRLHLGTPEAHTLARWICQSYRHYLGVELPKLSGEGSESVLESLWQHSDAIICCSAKALPVFTFANQAGLDMLETTLVALQDISLEKIFDEHGRKNLCSEFPQIMQQGFACLRGGICLSSMGRPVSYEKAVAWKVVNEEDNAHCISFMFVNWSFI